The sequence CTCGCTCAGCGCACCATCTTCTTTCTTCTTTTCTTCTTCTTGTTTTTATTATGCCGGAGTGGTGAAATTGGTAGACGCGCCAGACTCAAAATCTGGTAGGGGCAACCCTGTGTCGGTTCGAGTCCGACCTTCGGCACCATCTCTTTTGTTTTTTGAAACTATTTCAACCTTCTTTTTGACGATTTTACCGGCTTGATCTGCTTATCTAGGGATCTTCACCATGTATCCAACTCTGCGGATGTTGATGATAAAATCCTCTTTAAGATTGTTTTTGAGTCGATTGATCTCTGCTCTAATGGTCGCTACATCCACTTCGACATCGCTCCAAACATCTTCCATGAACATCTCATAGCTACAGACAACCCCACGATTATGAGCAAGGAATTCGATGATTTGTGACTGTCGCTTGGAGAGAACTTGGGGTTCGTTATTAAAATAGAGCGTTTGATTCTCGCAATTAAATCCATACGAAGCGGAGAGTCTTTTATGCTTGCGCTGAACTTGTATGGCTTGAGAGATGCGGTCGATTCGCAAGCTTAGCTCTTTGAGGTGGAAAGGTTTTTTTAGATAGTCAAAGCACCCTAGCTCAAAGGCGCGCGAGATATCCTCAATGTCAATCAATGTCGAGATGAAAATCACAGGAATCATCTTTTTCTGTTCATGCAGGGTCGCTAGAATGGTGAGTCCATCAATGTTGGGTACATTGATATCAAAGACGAGCAGATCAAACGCCTCTCGCTCTAGAATCTTTAAGCAGACATCGCCATCTCTCACAGAGCTAATCGAGTGTCCCGCAGAGCTTAAGTATTGAGTGATCGCCTCATTAAGCAAAATATCATCTTCAAGCAACAAAATCTTCATTGTGCCGCCAAACTAAATTGATAGCTAAATGTGGTTATCTGTTCACTAGAGTTGAGCATCGCTTCCACTCCCTCCTCTTGGCAGATTTTTTTCACTAGATTGAGTCCCAAGCCAAAGCCATCCTGCACCTCCTCCTCCCGATAGTATTCCTCAAAAACCCTCTCTGGCTCTTGAATCTTTCGAGAATGAGAGGTGATGGAGAGGCAAGCCTTGTCTTTGATACGAGAGATAGAGATGAAGATGGGTTCATTCTCAAAGGTGTATTTGATGGCGTTGGTGAGGTTATTATCAACGATTCGTTGAAGTTTGGTTTCGTTGAAAAAGAGGATGAGGGGTTCGTCGGGAATCTGAAAATGAAAGCGTGATTTAGCTTTGCTTGCGACTTGGGCAAAGAAATCGACTCGGGTGCGCACATATTCGGCTAGGTTGATTCTTCGTTTGAGATAGACCATTTGATTTCTTCGCACAAGGTAGCTGAGGTCATCATAGAGAGAGAAGATGCTTTTGGCCGCTACTTCGATATTTTCGAGATAGACACTCTTGCCAAGCTCCATCTCGTGCAGTTCGATATTGGCCATGATGACACTAAGGGGCATATTCATCTCATGCACCGTGTAGTGCAGAAATTGTTTGTGCGAGGCGAGGAGATTTTTGGAGTAGTTCATCTGCTCCTCTAGCTTTTTTGATTGAATATCGTAGTCTCTAGCGCTTTGTTGAATGAGGTGGGTGAGAGATTCGATCGTCTGCGCGTAGGAAGCCTCTTCGGAGCGCCTTTTGATTTGGAGATTCTTCACGCAAAGTGCCGAATCTTCCTCTTCGCACTCACTCAAGGCGACTGCGGTGAGGGTCTGATTGAGGAGTTTATTGCGACCTTGGCTATGAAAAAACTCCGAGTAGGTGAAGAATCCTGCGGTTGGAGCGAGCCTTGCAAAGGGTTCCACTTCAAAGCGAATGAGGTCGGGCATATAGCGCCGTCTTGCCATACAGGAGTAGAGGAAGAAGGTTTGGGCTTGGATTTGATGGAGCTTTTTCATCGCCTTGATAGGATCACGAAAGAGCGATTTGGCATCGCCAAAGCCGATTTTGACCTTGTCTCCCTCGCTTAGATTCCCTGCAAAGCTAAGCGTTCCATCGGAGTGTCTGGCGATGACCGCTCTGGCGGTTTTGACACCATTTTTCTTCACGATGAGTGGAAATTCTATCGGGGAGACATGGCTTCCTAGATACTTCTCGTAGAATTTCACGGGTTTCATTCCATCGATCTTGTAGATGCGATTGCCCTTGGCCTCCTGAATGGTGTGCTCCACTCCGATGCTTTTCCAATCAAACTTATAATCAGTGGCGACCTTGAGTCGATCGGAGTTGAGCGAGACTCCCACGGCACCCTTATCAAAGATGTGGTTTTGGGAGGAGATGAAGGTTTGTTTGAGCTTGCCATTATCGCCTGCCATGCCTCCACACAGAGGAATTGTGCAGTCAAAAGATTCGATTCCTTGGAGAAGATTTTCGGCATTGGTATGGGTGCCATCTGAGAAGAGAATCAGTAGTTTTGTGCGAGAGGTGATGAGATCTCTGGCTAGCTTGAGTCCTCCTTGAAAGGAATCTTCTTCTTGGACAAAGGCGGTCTTGAGGGTGGTGTGGTCAAAAACAGTGATAGAGATGGAACTTTGGAGAGTGGTCACACGCTCTTCGCAAATCTCGCCGTCCGTCGTAGTGCCGATGCAGATGGCCTGGGGGAGGTGGCGCAAGAGGGTCTTGGTGAGATAGGAGAGTACGCTCCCATCTTGTCCGCAAAAGAGTTGAATGAGGAGGTTTGGCTTCTCTTTGAATAGAGAAAAGTCGATGAGTTCATCTATCTGACCATGATGGTAGAGGTAGTTGTAAGTTTTCATCGGACTCTCTTGCGTGATTTTTTAACGAAGGTTTTTTTGATTTTAGCATGAAGCTATTCAAAAAAGCAGCTTTGTCTTTTAAAAATGATTATAGACCATTGGTTTATATAAATAAAAGCTTTTTTTGGAACAATAGACCGATGGTTTATAAAAACTGATTTTGACTTCGAGGTCGTTTAAATGATTTCTTTTGGCTTAAAAAAAGAGAGATGGCTCCCCTTTGTTATAGCGCTAATTTTAGCTGGATGTGGAGATTCGGAAGAATCAGATAAGAGTTCACAGGCTTTACCTAAGGTGAGTTACTCGCTCGCGAAACCTTGGTCTTTTCCTCTAGAGGAGGATCTTCCAGGAAGAGTGGTGCCTTGGCGTGTGGCGGAGGTTCGGGCTCGAGTGGAGGGGATTGTGCTCAAGAGGCATTTTGAAGAGGGGGCAGAGATTAAAGAGGGACAAAAACTTTTCACCATTGATCCTGCACCCTTCAAGCTTGCACTTCTTAGGGCAGAGGGAAATCTAGCTCAGGCCGAGGCCTCCCTCCAAGAGACCCAAAGTCTTTTTCGCAGAAATGAAACGCTTATTCAAAGCGGAGCGATCAGTCAGCAGGAGTATGAGGCGACTCTGGCAGGCTTCAAGACGGCTCAAGCCAATTGGTTGGTCGCCAAAGCAAGCGTAGAGACGGAAAAGCTGAATCTCGAATATGCCGAAGTGAAAGCACCTCTTTCGGGCAGAATCGGGAAGGCGCTGGTGAGTGAAGGTGCTTTTGTGGGACGAAGCGAAGCGACTCCTTTGGCAATCATTCGTCAAATCGACACAGTTTATGTTGATTTCACCCAGCCTATCGCCTCATGGGTTCGCTTCCAAGAATCGATCAAAGAGGAGCTCCAAAAGACCAAGATTACTCTCGTGGCCGAGGGTTCAAATCACCCAATGGAAGGAGAGTGGGGTTTTGCCGAATCGGCAGTCAGTCAGGAGAATGATCGAATCTCTCTTCGGGCAAAGTTTGCCAACCCGGAGCATCGACTGCTTCCAGGCATGTATGTGAGGGTCAGGTTGCAAAATCAGCAGAACAAAGAGACGCTAGCTCTTCCCCAAAAGTCAATTGTTCGCCATGTCGATGGAAGTGCTTCGGTTTGGGTGATTGATTCGGATAATGCCGTGAGGGCGCGTTTAGTGAAAACGGGGAAAATGCAGAATGGATTGTGGCAGATTCTTGAGGGTCTCCAAGAGGGGGAGAGGGTAGTGAGCGTGGGCGAGGGCAAGATCAGCGAGGGAATGCAGGTCTCTCCTGTGGAGTCGATGATGATGACGCCACGTCCTTGAGGAGCCCTGAATGTCAAAGTTTTTTATCTATAGGCCCAATTTTGCTTGGGTGATTGCGATTTTCATCTCTCTAGCGGGAATATTGTCGATTCCTAAACTACCAATCGCTCAATTTCCTGTGGTGGCTCCCCCTCAAATTAGCATCAGTGCAAGTTATCCAGGGGCTTCTGCGAAGATGGTTGCTGAGACGATTACAAGTATTATCGAAGAGGAGATCAATGGGGTTAAAAATCTTCTCTATTACGAATCATCTAGCAGCTCTGATGGCTCTTCGGAGGTGACGGTGACTTTTAAATCAGGGACAGATTCCGATTTGGCTCAGGTTGATATTCAAAACCGCCTCAAAAAAGCAGAAGCCAGATTGCCGCAAGTGGTCATCAATCAGGGTGTTCAGGTAGAGCAGGCTAATGCCGACTTTCTCATGATGTACGCCCTCAACTACAAAGAGGGGGCTTCAGGCGATTTGGTCACCTTGAGTGACTACGCGGTGAGGAATATCAACAATGAAATTCGCCGTCTTCCTGGAGTGGGTCGCGTCCAGTTCTTTAGCTCTGAGGCGGCTATGAGGGTTTGGATTGACCCCATCAAACTGTTGGGCTATGGACTCTCCGTCTCGGATGTGACTCAGGCTATAAAAGCCCAAAACCTTCAGGTATCAGCAGGTGCTCTAGGGAGGAATCCCACAGATGGGGTGCAGGAGATAGAGGCGATGCTAAATGTCAGGGGCAACCTAGAAAATACAGAGGAGTTCGAAAAAATTATACTCAAGGCCAATTTGGATGGCTCAACTGTCTCACTCTCTGACGTGGCGCGCCTTGAAATAGGCAATTTGGATTACGGTTTTTCCACCAGCCTGAATGGAAAAGAAGCGATTGCTGCGGCAATTCAGCTCGCTCCTGGGGCTAATGCCATCAAAACCGCTGGATTGGTCAAGGAGAAAATGGCGCAACTCTCAGCAGGGTTTCCTGAGGGGATTGAATACTCGATTCCTTATGATACTTCGCGCTTTGTAGAGATTGCTATCCAAAAGGTTATACAGACACTTTTAGAGGCAATCGTGTTGGTCTTTTTCGTGATTTTGCTTTTTTTGCAGAATCTTCGTTACACCCTCATTCCTTCCATTGTTGTCCCTGTCTGTCTTTTGGGTACATTGGCGGTGATGAATGCTCTAGGCTTCTCTGTCAATATGATGACAATGTTTGGCATGGTTTTGGCCATTGGAATCTTGGTGGATGATGCGATTGTAGTGGTGGAGAATGTCGAGCGTATCATGAGGGAAGAGAGAATCTCACCCAAAGAGGCAACCCTCAAAGCAATGAAACAGGTCTCAGGGGCGATCGTGGGGATCACTTCTGTACTAACGGCAGTTTTTCTCCCCTTGGGTTTTATGGAGGGCTCAGTGGGGGTCATTTATCGTCAATTCTCGCTTTCGCTAGCGGTTTCGATTCTCTTTTCTGGATTTCTTGCACTCACGCTCACGCCAGCTTTGTGCGCAACGATTCTTAAGCCAATCAAGAGCGAAGGGGAAGAAGAGGGGAAAAAAGGGAAGTTTTTTGCTGGATTTAACAAGTTGTTTGCGGCTATCGGAGAGAGATATGCAGGCCTCAATAAGAAGAATCTCAAGCGTCCTAGTAGAATTATGCTCCTTTATGTAGGGCTGATTGGAGTTTTGGCGGCACTCTATATTCCTTTGCCTCAAAGCTTTGTTCCTGATGAGGATCAAGGGTATTTTCTGGTGGATATTCAGTTGCCCGCAGGAGCAACCACCCCCAGGACGATGAACGCCACGGATGATGTGGAGGCGTATGCTTTGGGGCGCAGCTCCATGCAGGATGTGATTATCGTGAGGGGCTTTAGCTTTTCTGGGGTGGGATCTAATGCGGCGGTGGCATTTCCTGTTTTGAAGGATTGGTCGGAGCGGAATGGGATGGAATCGGTCGAAAATGAGGTGATGGCTTTTGGGGCCAAGTTTGCAGGCTATGAAGAAGCCAATATCATGGCGATCAATCCTCCACCCATTGAAGGACTGGGTACGTCAGGTGGGTTTTCGTTGCGTCTTCAAGATCGAGGAGGGATTGGAATGGAGGCATTGCTTCAGGCGACAAATGACCTTTTGGCTAAACTCTCCACCTCCCCTCAAATTGCCTATGCCTATATGGAAGGACTTGGCGATGCCCCTAGGCTGAGTTTGGAAATCGACAGGATTAAGGCGGAGAGTTTAGGGCTTAGCTTTGAAGTGATAGGAGATACGCTCTCCTCTGTCTTTGGTTCGTCGATTCTAAATGACTTCCCCTATCAAGGGCGTATGCAGCGAGTCGTGGTTCAGGCGGACGCCCCCTTTCGTATGACCCCTTGGGCGCTAGAAGATCTCTATCTTGTGAGTCGCATGGGGGAGCAGGTGGCGCTTTCAAGCGTGGTGCACTCCAGATGGGATCGAGCGCCCATTCAGATCGTGCGTTACAACGGTTACCCTAGCGTTCGCATCACTGGTGATGCGTCGCCTCTTCACAGTACGGGAGCCGTGATGGCGCTCGTTGAGGAGATCATCAAAGAGCTCCCCAAGGGGATTGGTTATGAGTGGACGGGACTCTCTTTGCAAGAGAGAGAATCGGGGGCACAAGCACCTAGACTTTTTGCACTCTCGATTCTGGTGGTTTTTTTGATTTTGGTGGTACTCTATGAGAGCTGGTTATTGCCTTTTTCGGTGATGCTGATTGTTCCTGTTGGAGCTTTTGGAGCGGTCTTGGCGGCTTGGATAGGCGGGATGAGCAACGATGTCTACTTTAAGGTGGGCTTGGTGACGATCATCGGCTTGGCGGCTAAAAATGCGATTTTGATTGTGGAGTTTGCCAAAGAGATCAGAGCCGAGGGTCATAGCGTTGTCGAATCGGCACTGAAGGCGGCTTCTCTTAGGTTTCGCCCTATCGTGATGACCTCTATGGCCTTTATTTTAGGAGTTTTACCTTTGGTGTTAGCCCAAGGTGCGGGAGCCGCCAGTCAAAAGTCCATTGGGACGGGGGTGATGGGAGGGATGCTCTCCGCGACGCTTCTTGGAGTGCTTTTGGTGCCAATTTTTTATGTCTGGGTCTTTTCTTTAGCGGAACCTAGAGCAAAGAATCAAGGGGGAGAAAAAGGCCATGAGTAGCCGAACCATTGCTATAGCTCTCATGGGAATCGTAGGGATATCGGGGTGCTCTTTGGCCCCCAAGTATGAGCATCCCAGCGTGGTCATGCCTAGTTCGTGGGAGGGGGGAGCGCACCCTAAAGAGAGTGTTTTTGCAGGAGGGAAGCTCTCTTGGGATGAGTTTGTTTTGTCAAAAAATCTCAAAAAAAGTATTCAGATTGCACTAGAAAACAACAAAGACCTAAAGCAGGCACTCATCAATCTGGAGGCAACGCAACGACTCTATGGCATTCAGCGAGCGGATCGATTCCTTCAGCTGGAGGCTCAAGCAGGGGGAAGTCGTCAAAGAATCCCCGCCGATCTCTCGCAGAGCGGAGAGGCAATAATTCAGCATAGCTATAGCGTAGGGCTTGGAGTGAGTGCTTTTGAGCTTGATCTTTTTGGGCGAGTGAAAAGTCTATCAGAAGCCGCTCTTGAAGAGTACCTAGCGACCAAGTATGCCTCTTATGCAGTACGCATTGCCTTGGTGGGAGAGGTGATGCGTGTTTGGATTGAGCGACAAAGAGCGCACGAGAGGGTGAAGATTCTCCTTGGGATGGTGGATTCTCACAAGAAAAGTCAAAGCCTCATCAAAGAGCGCTATGAGAAGGGAGCGAGTGGTGCGATGGAGTATCAGGAGGCGGTGAATTTGGCCATCAAAGCACAGATGGATAGATATAAAGCCCAAGCAGAGCTTCAGCAAGCAGAAAATGCCCTTGTTGCTCTCTTGGGTCTTAAGAGTGCTTTGGAGCTGCCAGCGATGGAAGAAGAAGAGGCAATTTTGCATGGCGAAATCACCCCCTATCTCCCTTCAGAGCTTTTGCAACGACGACCTGATATTGGAGCAGCAGAGCATAGACTCAAGTCCAAATACGCTAATATCGGAGCAGCAAGGGCAGCCTTCTTCCCGAGAATCATCCTCACGGCCAACGGGGGAAGCTCCAGCGAATTGCTATCCAAGCTCTTTGATGGGGGATCGGGGGCGTGGAGTTTCGCTCCTCAGATCACCTTACCGATTTTTGATGCCGGGAAGAATCAAAACTCCTTGGAGCTCGCCAAACTCAGACGCGATGAGGCACTAGTCGAATATGAGAGAAGTATTGAGATTGCCTTTAAGGAGGTGAAGGATGCGTTGTCTTTGAGCGCTTCTCTCCACCGGATTGAAAAGGCCTCCAAGGAATCGATGCAAAACGAAGAGAAAAGGCTGAAACTTAGTGCATCACGCTATTCTGCGGGGATGGATAGTCATGTGCACTACTTAGAGGCCGAGCGTCGATGGTTGTCAGAGCGACTGGCTTGGGTGGAGGCAAAAAGCGCCGATGAGGTTGCCATGGCGACACTATTTAAAGTTTTGGGAGGCGGATGGAATCCCGAGGAGATTCTTGGCGAGGACGAAGGATTGGGTGCAAACAAGGAGGAGTGATGCCAGCGGTAGTGGATAGAGAGGAGAAGGCTAGAGAGATATGCCAGAGGGCTTATGAAGTGTTCACGACAGAGGGAATAGAGAAATTTTCTCTCAATCAATTTATTGCCTTGCTGGGAATCTCTAAGGGGCAGTTTTATCACTATTTTAAAACCAAAGAGGAGCTCATCTTTGCCGCTATATCGGAAAAATCGGAGTGGTTTGTCAAGGAGATCAAAGAGAATCTAAAGGGCGCCAAGACGCTTATAGAAAAGCTTCGAATCCTCTTTGTTTTTTATGTGGGAGAGGAGGAGGAGATGGTGCGTTTTAGAAGAATCCTCTTTGACACTTTTCATCTCTATATCTACTCCAAGGACTTAAAAGCTAGAGAGTTTAACGCTGAGACCTATGAGTGGATGGATCGAGAGCTCGAAGCGATCCTTAAAGAGGAGATCGCCCGCGGCCATCTGCGAGAAGAGGTTTTGGAGTGGGTGGAGATCATCCCCTCTAGTGTGGATGGAATCTATTTGCGCTCTATCATGACGGATGGATATGATCTCAAGAAAGCCTTGGAAGATCTTTTTATAAAAATTGAGAAAATCTTTGGAGTGGAAGGCGAGAGGGGGAGGGGGTTGGATGTGAGATGATTCTTTTTGCTCGATGAAAAGAATCCACTGCTTTGAAAATCCAACCCATGCCAAGCTCCCTCAAGAATAAAAACGAATTGCATTATATATCCAAAAGAGCCTCTCATCCCGCTATCCCATCCGCACGGGGATGTCTTAGGTGGTTTTTGAAGCGATAGTAGTAGAGAATGAAGCTTAGGGCAAAGAGTAGTGCGCTGAGGCCATACCCCCAGCCCTCGATCCAAGTCCCTGAGGCGAATCGAATCAGCACAGAAAAAAGTAGGCTCCATATCGAGAATCCGATGAGCCAATCAAAGACGATTCTTCGTCCTGTATGGACAAAGCCCACGACGAGCATCACCATAAGAAATGATCCTCCCCAAGCTCCCACGGTGAGCAGGTGTCTTGCTTGGCTTAAATAGGGGAGCTCAAAGAGGTAGCTCACTCCTAAAAGCGCGTACCCTCCTGCCATCGTGCCAAAAATAGCGGTGAAAAAGAGAACATAGGGGAGCCAAAAGATTCGCTCAAATCGCAAATGAAAGTCATTAATGATAGCAAGAATCGCTGCACTACTAGCTAGGGCCAGCCAGCCTGATGTGCTCGTCTCTCCCCAAAACTCAACCGCACTAAAAAGAAGCACACTAAAAATAGCGAGGTTGTATCGATAAGGTCTTGCAACAAAGAGATCCTCTCTCTTTTGATCCTCCATGAGTTCATTGATCGCCTCTGTCTGGACGCGTCTAAGAGCCAAAAGAATAAGCACCATGAAGCCTCCAAGGGCTAGATAGAGCCAAGAGAGAGGGGGTGTCTCTATCCATCCAAGGATTGAGGCAAAAAAGGCTCCTTGGAGAAGAGTGAGCCAAAGAATCGTGTACGCAAGAGAGGCGTGGCGTTGGAGTGGATCGAGCACAACAGGCTTAAATGCCCAAAGCAAAAGCGCCAAGGAGAAGGCAAGATTGAGCAGCATAGCAGGGTAGATTCCTATCAAACCCATTGTCCAAAATGTGATTCTCCCTAGAAGATAGAGCGCGACGAGCCATTGGAGTTTTCGACCGACTATGGGGATAACCCCCGGAAAGAGTTCGGGCAGGCCTGTGAGTAAAAAGGCAGCGATTCCTGCAAAACCCACGCCATAAAGAAGCTCATAAATATGCCACAAGAGAGGATCGCCAAAGGGAATCATGGGGATGATTCCGCTAAAGCCAAGCCCCCAAAGAAGGGTGATGAGGGCTATATACCAAGGCAATAAGAGGAAAAAAGGTCGAAATCCATAAGCCCAAACAGGAGAGAGTGATTCTTGAGTGGGGTAATATTGATAGTGTTTAGCAGCGGTGGACATCAGCGTAACTCCCATGTAAAAGTTTGAACGACAAGGGGATGGGCAAGGAGTCTAGCGCTCTCCTCCAAGAGATAAGACTCGTTTCGCTCCAAGGCAGGGGTGGAGAGCTCAAAGGTGTGGATAATCTCTCCAGGGTCGGCTTTGAGAAGCAGGATTTTGTCGCTAAGAGCGATCGCCTCTCTGGGGTCGTGAGTGATGAGAAAAAGAGTGGCTCTGTTCTCTTGAAGATATTCCAATAGCAGGGTCGAGAGCTCTTTTTTGATGCCTATATCTAAAGCACTAAAAGGCTCATCCAAAAAAAGAAGCGTGGGATTTCCCACGAGCGCTCTAGCTAGAGAGACGCGCTGGCGCATTCCTCCGCTTAGGTCTTTGGGGAATTTCTCAAAGTCGCACTCTTTGAGTCCAAAGCGTGAAGCGATCTCTTTAGAGCGATGGATGGCCTCTTTGAGGGGAGTTTTTTGATGAAGTAGTCCTAGGGCGATGTTGTCGATCGTATTTTTCCAAGGGAGCAGTCGCGGCTCTTGAAAGGCGATCGTGGACGAAGCAAAAGAGCACTCAATGCTCCCCTCTTGAATATCCAAAAGTCCCGCGCATAATTTCAAAAGAGTGCTTTTTCCACCTCCGCTTGGGCCGATGATGGAGAGGGTGTCGCCTCGATGAAGATCTAGGTGGATATTTCGAAGAATCTCTGCATAGCCAAAGCGATGATAGAGTCCTTGGACGCTTAATTTCTCCATGATTGCACCTCTCTTTTGATGGGCTCTAGGATGAGATATTCAATAATGAGCAAAGTGCCGACCATCATGCAGACGAGCGCTAAAGCGGTGATAGTCTCTAGATGGCTTCTAGCGATGGCCAATTCGGCTCCGATTCCATCGCTCGAGGAGAGAAGTTCCGCCATGATGACGATCTTCCAACTCATTCCAAGGGCGGCAATATAGGAGGGAAAAAGATAGGAAAAGAGATGGGGGATATAGAGGTGGAAGAGCTTTTGTATCCACGAGAGAGAGAAGGCATCGCACATCTCTTGTGACTCTCCCTCAATAGCGCGACTTCCTTCGAGGGCGCCCACAAAGACGATAGGAAACGAGGCGATAATGATCGTAAAAAGCACCGTTCCCTCGCCCAGTCCAAACCAAATCATCGCCAAAACAATCCAAGCGATTGGAGGAATTCCAACCAAAATCGTGACGATAGGACGCGCTAAAAGACTCGCTGTTTTGAAGAGCCCTGCTAAGAATCCAAGCAGAGAACCTAAGGCTAGAGAGATCAAAAGTCCTTTTAAGGCTCGATGGAGCGTAAGAGAGAGGTGCTCTTGGATTCTTGGATCACCAAGAAGAAGCGTGAGCTTTTCAAAAGTCTCTAAAGGGGAGGGGAGGATGAGGGAGCCATAGAGCTGATGAGCCACATTCCATAGGGCGACAAAAAGAAGAATCGAAGCCACCGATCCCCATCCACTCCATAATGTCCATGGAAGCTCTTTTAAAATTTTGACTGTTGTTTTCACCAAGAGACCTTTTAGAGAAGAAATAGAGCCTGAGAGAGTACCACCAAGAGGAGCATCATCCCAAGGAGAAATCGATGAAAGGCGCTTTTAAAACCCGCATAAGAACGAGTCAAAGGGGGCACAAAAAAAGGAGCGAGATAGAAGAGCACGACAAGGAGAAGCCCCAAAAATGCCTTGAAGTGCAAAAGCCAAGCCGAAGAATCAAAGTAGAGATAATAGAGACAGAGTCCGCTAATAAGCAAGAGAGCGTTGTTGAAGTTGCCAAAACGCCGAGAGTGAATCGCCAAAAGAGATTCGACTTCGCCAAATTTCTCTGTGCCTAGAGAGGGCTTGATTCTAGGCACAATGAGAGTCCGAAAATAGACGCAACCGATAAAAAAGATCGCGGTGATTAGGTGTAGAGTTTTGAGAAAAATTAGCATCAAAAATCCTTAGATTGATAAAAGGAGTCATCGGGGCGCTTCGAGCCAATGAGCCGTGCATCAAACTCCTCCAAGATGGCAAAAAATCTCTCTAGAGATTCGCGCGCTTCATGGATGGGGGTTGAGCGAAAGCGAATGTGAGGAATCGAATCGCTAATGGCTTGAGGAGTGAAAAAAGTGATTTTTTGGGCGATAAGCTCTCCCGCCTCTTTGGGGTGAGATTGATACCACTCTAGTGCCTTTTCATACTCCTCCATCACTCGTTTTTTGAGGTGGGGCGAGAGACTCTTTTTGGCGGCGATACCTGCTTGGGGAATGAGGGGCTCACCGTGGAAGAGCCGACCCCACTCCTCCTGAAGATTGATGGCGCGATAGAGCTCAGGCGCAACAAGCTTGAGCGGAAAGCTCCCCGTTTTTCGCATGGCCATAGAGGTGGCAGGCTCGGCGAGTAAGACATGATCACCCCTCCGTAAAAGGAGCATCTGGAGGGCGTCTGGAGGGGAAGAGACATAGCGAAGCTTTACGTCCTTTTGCGGGTTTAGACCTGCTTTTTGGAGGAGGGCTTGAAGAATAATATCGGGCATATCCGCCCTAAAAGGCACAAGAATCTCTTTTCCTTTGAGATCCTCAAGGTGGCGGATAGAGGGGTCGCGGCTCACGATCTCTAAGATTCCCCATACAGAGACATTCAGCAGTTCGATCTCTTGATTCTTGTGATGAAGAATCGCCGCCACATTGGTCGGTAGGGCAATAAAATCAATCTCTTTTTGAAGAACCAAGGCGCGCAACTCATCGGGATTGTTCCAAAGGCGAAACTCCACCTTGGAGGCAACGTCCTCCAAGACCCCCTCCTCGATCATCTTCAAAAAGGGATGCGAGACGCTCGCCACGGGGCCTGAGAGGATAAGCTTCTCTAGGCGCTCTTGTGCGTAGGCTCCCCAAAAAAGCGTTAGAAGCAGGAAAATGGCTCGACTCATAAGGAATCCTAAAAAAAGTAGCGCAAGCCCGCATACATGACGCGGCCTCGATTGGCAAGGATGTTCTCATCCACTTTTTCACCCAGTACATTATTCATCCCTCCAAAGAGCTTGTAGCGCTTGCTTCCTTCAATCGTGTAGTCGATGGAGAG comes from Wolinella succinogenes DSM 1740 and encodes:
- a CDS encoding efflux transporter outer membrane subunit produces the protein MSSRTIAIALMGIVGISGCSLAPKYEHPSVVMPSSWEGGAHPKESVFAGGKLSWDEFVLSKNLKKSIQIALENNKDLKQALINLEATQRLYGIQRADRFLQLEAQAGGSRQRIPADLSQSGEAIIQHSYSVGLGVSAFELDLFGRVKSLSEAALEEYLATKYASYAVRIALVGEVMRVWIERQRAHERVKILLGMVDSHKKSQSLIKERYEKGASGAMEYQEAVNLAIKAQMDRYKAQAELQQAENALVALLGLKSALELPAMEEEEAILHGEITPYLPSELLQRRPDIGAAEHRLKSKYANIGAARAAFFPRIILTANGGSSSELLSKLFDGGSGAWSFAPQITLPIFDAGKNQNSLELAKLRRDEALVEYERSIEIAFKEVKDALSLSASLHRIEKASKESMQNEEKRLKLSASRYSAGMDSHVHYLEAERRWLSERLAWVEAKSADEVAMATLFKVLGGGWNPEEILGEDEGLGANKEE
- a CDS encoding TetR/AcrR family transcriptional regulator, with product MPAVVDREEKAREICQRAYEVFTTEGIEKFSLNQFIALLGISKGQFYHYFKTKEELIFAAISEKSEWFVKEIKENLKGAKTLIEKLRILFVFYVGEEEEMVRFRRILFDTFHLYIYSKDLKAREFNAETYEWMDRELEAILKEEIARGHLREEVLEWVEIIPSSVDGIYLRSIMTDGYDLKKALEDLFIKIEKIFGVEGERGRGLDVR
- a CDS encoding NnrS family protein, translating into MSTAAKHYQYYPTQESLSPVWAYGFRPFFLLLPWYIALITLLWGLGFSGIIPMIPFGDPLLWHIYELLYGVGFAGIAAFLLTGLPELFPGVIPIVGRKLQWLVALYLLGRITFWTMGLIGIYPAMLLNLAFSLALLLWAFKPVVLDPLQRHASLAYTILWLTLLQGAFFASILGWIETPPLSWLYLALGGFMVLILLALRRVQTEAINELMEDQKREDLFVARPYRYNLAIFSVLLFSAVEFWGETSTSGWLALASSAAILAIINDFHLRFERIFWLPYVLFFTAIFGTMAGGYALLGVSYLFELPYLSQARHLLTVGAWGGSFLMVMLVVGFVHTGRRIVFDWLIGFSIWSLLFSVLIRFASGTWIEGWGYGLSALLFALSFILYYYRFKNHLRHPRADGIAG
- a CDS encoding ABC transporter ATP-binding protein; its protein translation is MEKLSVQGLYHRFGYAEILRNIHLDLHRGDTLSIIGPSGGGKSTLLKLCAGLLDIQEGSIECSFASSTIAFQEPRLLPWKNTIDNIALGLLHQKTPLKEAIHRSKEIASRFGLKECDFEKFPKDLSGGMRQRVSLARALVGNPTLLFLDEPFSALDIGIKKELSTLLLEYLQENRATLFLITHDPREAIALSDKILLLKADPGEIIHTFELSTPALERNESYLLEESARLLAHPLVVQTFTWELR
- a CDS encoding ABC transporter permease; the protein is MKTTVKILKELPWTLWSGWGSVASILLFVALWNVAHQLYGSLILPSPLETFEKLTLLLGDPRIQEHLSLTLHRALKGLLISLALGSLLGFLAGLFKTASLLARPIVTILVGIPPIAWIVLAMIWFGLGEGTVLFTIIIASFPIVFVGALEGSRAIEGESQEMCDAFSLSWIQKLFHLYIPHLFSYLFPSYIAALGMSWKIVIMAELLSSSDGIGAELAIARSHLETITALALVCMMVGTLLIIEYLILEPIKREVQSWRN
- a CDS encoding ABC transporter substrate-binding protein; the protein is MSRAIFLLLTLFWGAYAQERLEKLILSGPVASVSHPFLKMIEEGVLEDVASKVEFRLWNNPDELRALVLQKEIDFIALPTNVAAILHHKNQEIELLNVSVWGILEIVSRDPSIRHLEDLKGKEILVPFRADMPDIILQALLQKAGLNPQKDVKLRYVSSPPDALQMLLLRRGDHVLLAEPATSMAMRKTGSFPLKLVAPELYRAINLQEEWGRLFHGEPLIPQAGIAAKKSLSPHLKKRVMEEYEKALEWYQSHPKEAGELIAQKITFFTPQAISDSIPHIRFRSTPIHEARESLERFFAILEEFDARLIGSKRPDDSFYQSKDF